The genome window AGACTGTTGGATATAGATTATCATTGATTGCTCGTTCAAGAACATACAATGAAAGTAAGTTGGTCTACTCAGGGCCTATTTACAATCACATGAAAGCAGATAAAAAGCAAATACAATTGTTTTTTGATTATGCAGAATCTGGTCTTCTTCAAAAAGGAGAAACATTAAAAGAGTTTGAAATTGCTGGCGAAGACAAGGTATTTTATCCAGCTGAAGCTAAAATTAAAGGGAAAACCGTAATTGTTTCTTCTGATAAAGTAAAAAATCCAATTGCTGTTCGTTTTGCTTGGAAGCCAGTTCCTGATCCAAATTTATTCAATACCGAAAATTTGCCAGCTTCACCATTTAGAACAGACAATTGGGGAAATCAATAGAAACGAAAAACAGTTATGATTGCATTAAATAAAAGGTTTTTGTTGATGTTATTTCTGTTTTTTCAAATTTTTAGTTTCTCTGCAGAAGCACAAAAATCTGAGAATTTAGCCAGTAAACCATTGTTTCGAGATCCTGTTTTTGATGGAACCGCAGATCCAGTTATTATTTGGAACAAAAAACAGAAAAAATGGTTCATGTTTTATACCAATCGCAGGGCTAATGATTCAACAGCCAAAGGTATTAGCTGGGTTCACGGAACTCGAATTGGAATCGCCGAATCAACAAATGGAGTGAATTGGGTTTATAAAGACACTTGTAAAATTGGTTATAAATTGCCAGGAATTACGCATTGGGCACCAGATGTTATTGAAAATAAAGGCTTGTATCATATGTATCTAACGATTGTTCCAGGGATTTTTGAAGACTGGTACCATCCGCGTTTTATTATTCATCTGACGAGTAAAAATTTAATAGACTGGAAATTTGAATCAAAATTAAAATTAGCGTCAGAGCGGTGTATCGATGCTTCTGTTTTTAGATTGCCCAATGGAACTTGGCGCATGTATTACAATAATGAAAATGACGGAAAATCTATTTATTATGCAGACAGTCCTGATTTATATAATTGGACAGATGCTGGTAAAAAAGTTGTAAATGAGCGTGGCGAAGGACCAAAAGTTTTTCAGTGGAAAGGCAAAAATTGGATGATTTGTGATACTTGGCGTGGACTAAGTGTATATTCGTCAGAAGATTTTATTAATTGGAAACGTCAGCCAAAAAATATTCTGGAAATTCCAGGTAAAGGAATCGATGATCAGGTTATTGGAGGACATGCAGATGTAGTAGTAAATAATGGTAAAGCGTATATTTTTTATTTTACACATCCAGGAAGAACTCCCGAAAACAAAGGAATAGATAATTACCAGACTAGAAGAAGTTCGATTCAAGCAGCCGAATTAGAATTAGAGAATAACGAAATTGTTTGTCACAGGGATAATCCTGTTTATATAAATTTAAAACAGCCATAAAAATGA of Flavobacterium marginilacus contains these proteins:
- a CDS encoding family 43 glycosylhydrolase, with translation MLFLFFQIFSFSAEAQKSENLASKPLFRDPVFDGTADPVIIWNKKQKKWFMFYTNRRANDSTAKGISWVHGTRIGIAESTNGVNWVYKDTCKIGYKLPGITHWAPDVIENKGLYHMYLTIVPGIFEDWYHPRFIIHLTSKNLIDWKFESKLKLASERCIDASVFRLPNGTWRMYYNNENDGKSIYYADSPDLYNWTDAGKKVVNERGEGPKVFQWKGKNWMICDTWRGLSVYSSEDFINWKRQPKNILEIPGKGIDDQVIGGHADVVVNNGKAYIFYFTHPGRTPENKGIDNYQTRRSSIQAAELELENNEIVCHRDNPVYINLKQP